In the Candidatus Binatia bacterium genome, one interval contains:
- a CDS encoding ATP-binding cassette domain-containing protein, with product MLEVSALRPAELVRGFPLESALAVQSLTHRYGERVALQEVSFEVRRGEIFALLGPNGGGKTTLFRILSTLIRPTAGAVRAFDASLEEPGRIRRYIGVVFQQPSLDPKLTVWENLVAHARLYGCAGAETVEHARELLDRFGLGDRMGELVERLSGGLQRRVELAKCLLHRPPLLLLDEPSTGLDPGARRDFFLLLRELQERDGLTVVFTTHFIEEADRCDRVAILHRGRLVALGSPAALKAEVGGDVLVIRGEQPAKLAEAIEREFQLGARVIDGIVRIECPKAHEWVPKLVARFGDAISLISYGRPTLEDVFVHHTGQRFWVAESV from the coding sequence ATGCTGGAGGTAAGCGCTTTGCGTCCTGCTGAGCTTGTCCGTGGGTTTCCCCTTGAAAGTGCGCTGGCGGTGCAATCGCTTACCCATCGATACGGGGAGAGAGTGGCTTTGCAGGAGGTATCTTTCGAGGTCCGGCGTGGGGAAATCTTTGCCTTACTGGGCCCAAACGGCGGCGGTAAGACGACGCTATTCCGTATTCTCTCGACGCTGATTCGTCCGACGGCTGGCGCCGTGAGGGCGTTCGATGCGTCGCTTGAGGAGCCTGGAAGGATACGGAGATATATCGGAGTAGTATTTCAGCAACCGAGCCTAGATCCCAAACTTACGGTTTGGGAAAATCTTGTGGCTCATGCTCGGCTGTACGGCTGTGCCGGAGCGGAGACGGTCGAGCATGCGCGCGAACTGCTCGATCGTTTTGGTTTAGGGGATCGCATGGGCGAGTTGGTCGAGCGCTTGTCCGGTGGATTGCAGCGCCGTGTCGAGCTCGCGAAGTGTTTACTGCATCGGCCACCATTGCTTTTGCTGGACGAACCGAGCACCGGGTTGGATCCGGGCGCACGCCGGGACTTCTTCCTTCTATTACGGGAATTGCAGGAGCGCGATGGCCTCACGGTTGTCTTCACCACCCACTTTATCGAAGAGGCCGACCGATGTGATCGCGTGGCCATCTTGCATCGCGGAAGGCTCGTAGCGTTAGGGTCGCCCGCTGCCCTTAAAGCTGAAGTGGGTGGAGACGTGCTTGTGATCCGCGGCGAGCAACCAGCCAAGTTGGCGGAGGCAATCGAACGAGAGTTCCAGCTTGGAGCGCGCGTGATTGACGGGATCGTGCGGATCGAATGCCCGAAGGCACATGAATGGGTTCCCAAGCTTGTAGCGCGCTTTGGCGACGCCATCTCCTTGATCTCATACGGGCGCCCCACACTGGAGGACGTGTTTGTCCACCATACGGGGCAACGGTTCTGGGTGGCCGAGTCTGTTTGA